In the genome of Pelodiscus sinensis isolate JC-2024 chromosome 15, ASM4963464v1, whole genome shotgun sequence, one region contains:
- the TMEM233 gene encoding transmembrane protein 233, whose translation MSDLAANSDSKRALDSGPETRLQDELPRDEPMPKNYLALTIFSCFCPAYPINIVAFVFSIMALNSYSQGDIEGSRRLGRNALWVAVASIIIGLLIIGIYCVVHFTTHAL comes from the exons ATGTCGGACCTCGCCGCCAACTCAGACAGCAAGCGGGCGCTGGACAGCGGCCCCGAGACCCGGCTGCAGGATGAGCTGCCGCGGGACGAACCCATGCCCAAGAACTACCTGGCCCTCACCATCTTCTCCTGCTTCTGCCCCGCGTACCCCATCAACATCGTGGCCTTCGTCTTCTCCATCATG GCTTTAAATAGTTATAGTCAAGGAGACATAGAAGGATCAAGAAGACTGGGCCGCAATGCACTCTGGGTTGCTGTTGCATCAATCATCATCGGCCTTCTGATTATTGGGATCTACTGCGTAGTACACTTCACAACG